One Vigna unguiculata cultivar IT97K-499-35 chromosome 11, ASM411807v1, whole genome shotgun sequence DNA window includes the following coding sequences:
- the LOC114168124 gene encoding uncharacterized GPI-anchored protein At4g28100-like has translation MQSFSLSLACYAFFTSVLLLQRQPFSHAGLLSEPVSDPNQPLEPGQYPSSNTVPAFPVQTQTQTCRLDLSNELFGGVKDACGKDLDRSRCCPVLAAWLFAAHARSALEVSGAPPPASGDLPMMPDDSQKCVNSLQDSLLTRNIRIPQPNATCDAILCFCGIRLHQITSLTCNAAFNVSLSHKNATPTAAVRNLENNCRNSSYAGCTRCLGALQKVKGYKNETKGSGGSERVKKMFNRDCQLMGLTWLLAKNKTAYIPTVSAVLRAMMYSAHPHESKCSPDQENMPLAVDSLQFESGKGASRPSKFTVTVLPLVVLLFSCFV, from the exons ATGCAATCATTCTCGCTCAGTCTCGCGTGCTATGCTTTTTTCACCTCAGTCCTTCTACTACAACGACAACCTTTTTCTCATGCCGGTTTACTGTCCGAGCCCGTGAGTGACCCGAACCAGCCTCTCGAACCGGGCCAATACCCCTCCTCCAACACGGTTCCCGCATTCCCGGTTCAGACCCAGACGCAGACCTGCCGGCTTGACCTCTCCAACGAGCTCTTCGGCGGAGTGAAGGACGCCTGCGGCAAGGACCTCGACCGGAGCCGCTGCTGCCCCGTCCTAGCCGCGTGGCTCTTCGCCGCACACGCCCGCTCTGCCCTCGAGGTCTCTGGCGCCCCACCGCCGGCCTCCGGCGACCTCCCCATGATGCCCGACGACTCCCAGAAGTGCGTCAACTCCCTCCAAGACTCGCTCCTCACTCGCAACATCCGAATCCCCCAACCCAACGCCACCTGCGACGCCATCCTCTGCTTCTGCGGCATCAGACTCCACCAAATAACATCCTTAACTTGCAACGCAGCGTTTAACGTTTCTCTCTCCCACAAAAACGCCACCCCCACCGCCGCCGTTCGCAACTTGGAAAACAATTGTCGCAACTCCTCTTACGCCGGTTGCACCAGATGCCTCGGTGCTCTACAAAAG GTGAAGGGTTACAAGAACGAGACAAAGGGTAGTGGAGGAAGCGAGAGGGTGAAGAAAATGTTCAACCGGGACTGTCAACTGATGGGGTTAACGTGGCTGCTTGCAAAGAACAAAACGGCGTACATACCCACCGTTTCGGCGGTGTTGCGCGCGATGATGTACAGTGCGCATCCGCATGAGTCGAAATGCAGTCCCGACCAGGAGAACATGCCGCTGGCCGTTGATTCGCTTCAGTTCGAGAGTGGAAAAGGCGCATCGCGGCCGTCGAAGTTTACGGTGACGGTTTTGCCCCTGGTGGTTCTgttattttcatgttttgtgTAG
- the LOC114170622 gene encoding equilibrative nucleotide transporter 3-like — MENSEPLRPIEGKFAAIVVCWLLGNGCLFSWNSMLTIEDYYIYLFPKYHPSRVLTLVYQPFAVGTLAILAYKGDRINTRIRNLFGYTLFFISTLAVLLLDLASSGQGGLGTFVGICIVSGAFGVADAHTQGGMVGELSYMLPEFIQSFLAGAAASGALTSALRLITKAAFKNSKNGLHKGAILFFSISTFFELLCVLLYAFVFPKLPIVKYYRSKVAFEGSNAVSSDLAEAGIQTSSIRVKEGKQLERKGTKQLLLENIDYALDLFLIYALTLSIFPGFLSEDTGSHSLGSWYALVLIAMYNVCDLIGRYIPLLESLKMESRKMLTIVIVGRLLFVPAFYFTAKYGTQGWMIMLTSLLGLTNGYLTVCVLTSAPKGYMGPEQNALGNVLVLFLLAGIFAGVTLDWLWLIGKGW, encoded by the exons ATGGAGAACAGTGAGCCTCTAAGGCCTATTGAG GGAAAATTTGCTGCAATAGTAGTGTGTTGGCTTCTTGGAAATGGGTGCCTTTTCTCATGGAACAGTATGCTGACTATAGAAGATTACTATATTTACTTGTTTCCG AAATACCACCCCTCTAGGGTTCTGACTCTTGTATATCAGCCATTTGCGGTTGGAACACTGGCAATACTGGCTTACAAAGGGGATAGAATCAATACAAGGATAAGAAACCTATTTGGATACACTCTTTTCTTCATAAGCACTTTGGCAGTGTTACTT TTGGATTTAGCATCATCTGGTCAAGGAGGACTTGGAACTTTTGTAGGTATATGCATAGTTAGTGGTGCATTTGGAGTAGCAGATGCTCACACGCAAGGTGGAATGGTGGGAGAGCTATCTTACATGCTTCCAGAATTCATTCAG TCTTTCCTTGCTGGTGCAGCAGCATCTGGTGCACTAACATCTGCTTTGAGGTTGATTACAAAAGCAGCATTTAAGAATTCTAAGAATGGTCTTCACAAAGGAGCCA TTTTGTTCTTTTCCATATCAACATTCTTTGAGCTTCTCTGTGTTCTTCTATATGCATTTGTGTTTCCTAAATTACCAATTGTGAAGTACTACCGTTCAAAAGTAGCATTTGAAGGATCAAACGCTGTTTCATCTGACCTTGCTGAAGCTGGCATTCAGACCTCATCGATAAGA GTCAAAGAGGGCAAACAATTAGAGCGCAAAGGGACTAAGCAACTGTTATTAGAAAACATTGATTACGCACTCGATTTGTTCCTAATATACGCACTTACACTATCAATTTTCCCCGGATTCTTATCAGAAGATACCGGATCACACAGTTTAGGCTCATg GTATGCTCTTGTGTTAATCGCTATGTACAATGTGTGTGATCTGATTGGAAGATACATTCCACTGTTGGAAAGTCTGAAGATGGAGTCCCGAAAAATGCTCACTATAGTCATTGTTGGTCGCCTTCTGTTTGTTCCGGCGTTTTATTTTACTGCAAAGTATGGCACACAGGGGTGGATGATAATGTTGACATCCCTTTTAGGGTTAACCAACGGTTACCTCACTGTTTGTGTTCTCACTTCAGCACCCAAAGGTTACATG GGACCAGAACAAAATGCTTTGGGAAACGTGTTGGTGTTGTTTCTTCTTGCAGGTATTTTTGCAGGTGTAACACTTGACTGGTTGTGGTTAATTGGGAAAGGGTGGTGA